A region from the Benincasa hispida cultivar B227 chromosome 12, ASM972705v1, whole genome shotgun sequence genome encodes:
- the LOC120067188 gene encoding probable leucine-rich repeat receptor-like protein kinase At5g63930: MLYCSAFGSVSGVKLVGALLLLAFMFNISHGLNQEGYFLLKLKSDLSDPFGYLRNWDSSDATPCGWTGVNCTSGEEPVVYSLDLSSKNLSGSLSSSIGNLVHLTYLDVSFNGFTGSIPKEIGNCTELEYLVLNNNKFDGELPSELGRLTSLVKLNICNNGIHGSFPEEIGNLKSLVELVAYTNNITGPLPHSFGKLKSLRIFRAGQNAISGSLPAEIGQCENLETLGLAQNQLEGELPKELGMLKNLTELILWENQISGILPKELGNCTSLTVLALYKNNLVGPIPKEFGNLISLTKLYIYRNALNGTIPGELGNLSLATEVDFSENYLTGEIPKEFSNIEGLQLLYLFQNQLTGVIPNELSSLSSLTKLDLSINNLTGPVPFGFQYMPSLSQLQLFDNSLSGSIPQGLGRNSPLWVVDFSDNLLTGRIPPHLCRHSNLIILNLESNNLYGNIPTGILNCKPLMQLRLVGNRLTGGFPSELCNLVNLTAIDLDQNRFSGPLPPEIQNCQKLQRLHIANNYFTSNLPKEIGNLVQLATFNVSSNLFTGPIPLEIVNCKILQRLDLSGNSFENTFPKEIGSLLQLEILRVSENKFSGNIPKELQNLSHLTELQMDGNSFSGSIPLELGSLKSLQIALNLSFNKLTGTIPPELGNLNLLEYLLLNNNSLTGEIPSSFANLSSLMGCNFSYNDLRGPIPSIPLFQNMPPSSFIGNKGLCGGPLGDCNGDSLSPSIPSVKSINASRGRIITGIAAAIGGVSIVLIVIILYCMRHPSEMVQNKETQSLDSDVYFPPKEGFTFQDLIDATNGFHESCVVGKGACGTVYKAVMRSGLTIAVKKLASNREGSNIDNSFRAEILTLGKIRHRNIVKLYGFCYHQGSNLLLYEYMERGSLGELLHGTTCNLEWPTRFTIAIGAAEGLNYLHHGCKPRIIHRDIKSNNILLDYKFEAHVGDFGLAKVMDMPQSKSMSAVAGSYGYIAPEYAYTMKVTEKCDTYSYGVVLLELLTGKTPVQPIDQGGDLVTWVKNYMRDHSMSSGMLDQRLNLQDQATVNHMLTVLKIALMCTSLSPFHRPSMGEVVSLLLESTEPDEDHIPALTYNLAPNDDAAS; this comes from the exons ATGTTGTATTGTTCTGCATTTGGGTCGGTTTCGGGTGTGAAACTCGTTGGGGCTTTGCTGCTATTGGcttttatgtttaatatttCACATGGGTTGAATCAAGAAGGGTATTTTCTGTTGAAGCTGAAAAGTGATCTTTCTGATCCATTTGGTTACTTGAGAAATTGGGATTCGAGTGATGCAACGCCCTGCGGATGGACTGGTGTGAACTGCACTTCTGGTGAGGAACCAGTCGTCTATTCCCTTGACTTGAGCTCAAAGAATCTTTCGGGTTCTTTAAGCTCAAGCATTGGTAATTTAGTCCACCTGACTTATCTGGATGTTTCCTTCAATGGTTTCACTGGAAGTATACCGAAAGAGATTGGCAATTGCACCGAGTTGGAGTATCTTGTTCTGAACAACAATAAGTTTGATGGGGAACTTCCATCTGAATTGGGAAGGCTGACATCTTTGGTAAAGTTGAATATATGTAATAATGGAATCCATGGTTCTTTTCCTGAAGAAATTGGAAATTTGAAATCCTTGGTTGAATTAGTTGCATATACCAACAATATCACGGGTCCGTTGCCTCATTCTTTTGGGAAACTAAAGAGCTTGAGAATATTTAGAGCAGGACAAAATGCGATTTCAGGAAGCCTACCGGCTGAAATAGGTCAGTGTGAGAACTTGGAAACACTTGGTCTTGCTCAAAATCAGTTAGAAGGGGAATTACCAAAGGAGCTCGGCATGCTTAAAAACTTGACTGAATTGATTCTTTGGGAGAACCAAATTTCTGGCATTCTACCAAAAGAGCTTGGGAATTGTACAAGTCTAACTGTTCTGGCTCTGTATAAGAACAATCTTGTTGGACCCATACCTAAGGAATTTGGGAACTTAATCTCTCTGACGAAATTGTATATATACCGAAATGCATTGAATGGAACCATACCGGGGGAGCTCGGGAATCTTTCTCTGGCGACGGAGGTAGACTTCTCAGAGAACTATTTGACTGGTGAGATACCCAAAGAGTTTAGTAACATAGAAGGTCTCCAATTACTGTACCTCTTTCAAAATCAGCTGACTGGTGTTATACCAAATGAACTGAGTAGCCTGAGTAGCTTGACTAAACTTGATCTTTCAATCAACAACCTTACAGGCCCTGTTCCTTTTGGGTTTCAGTATATGCCCTCATTGAGCCAATTGCAGCTTTTCGACAACAGTTTGAGTGGCAGCATTCCCCAAGGACTTGGACGTAATAGCCCTCTTTGGGTTGTCGACTTTTCAGACAACCTCTTGACGGGACGAATACCTCCCCATCTATGTCGTCATTCTAACTTGATCATCTTGAACTTGGAGTCAAATAACCTTTATGGAAATATACCTACCGGGATCTTGAACTGCAAACCCTTGATGCAACTTCGTCTGGTTGGGAACAGGTTAACTGGCGGCTTTCCATCAGAGTTGTGTAACTTGGTGAACCTTACTGCGATCGACTTGGACCAGAATAGATTCAGTGGCCCACTTCCTCCAGAAATTCAAAATTGCCAAAAGTTGCAAAGGCTGCATATTGCAAATAATTACTTTACGTCTAATTTGCCGAAGGAGATAGGAAACCTTGTGCAGCTGGCGACTTTCAACGTTTCTTCAAATCTTTTCACTGGGCCGATTCCACTTGAAATAGTCAACTGCAAGATTCTTCAACGGCTTGATCTCAGTGGGAACAGCTTTGAAAATACTTTCCCAAAAGAGATTGGATCTCTCTTACAGTTGGAAATTCTTAGAGTTtcagaaaataaattttctggAAATATACCCAAAGAACTGCAAAACCTCTCCCATTTGACAGAATTGCAAATGGATGGCAATTCATTCTCCGGTAGCATTCCTTTGGAATTGGGGTCCCTAAAAAGCTTGCAAATTGCTCTGAATCTCAGTTTCAACAAGCTAACTGGGACAATACCGCCAGAGCTTGGAAATCTGAATCTACTGGAATATCTCCTGCTTAATAACAATAGTTTGACTGGGGAAATACCCAGCTCCTTTGCTAATCTTTCGAGTTTAATGGGCTGCAACTTCTCGTACAATGACCTTCGCGGGCCAATCCCTTCCATACCTTTGTTTCAGAACATGCCTCCTAGTAGCTTCATTGGCAATAAGGGGCTCTGTGGTGGACCTCTTGGCGACTGCAATGGAGATTCATTGTCTCCATCTATTCCTTCTGTCAAGAGTATAAATGCGTCTCGAGGTAGAATCATAACTGGGATCGCTGCTGCAATTGGTGGAGTTTCTATTGTTCTAATTGTGATAATCTTATATTGTATGAGACATCCGTCCGAGATGgtgcaaaacaaagaaacacAATCTCTGGATTCAGACGTCTATTTCCCGCCTAAAGAAGGTTTTACTTTCCAAGATCTGATTGACGCCACAAATGGTTTCCATGAGAGCTGTGTGGTGGGAAAAGGTGCTTGTGGAACTGTATACAAAGCAGTGATGCGTTCTGGACTGACCATTGCTGTCAAGAAGTTAGCATCAAATAGGGAAGGGAGCAACATTGATAATAGTTTCCGGGCTGAGATTTTGACACTAGGAAAGATCAGACATCGCAATATCGTTAAACTATATGGCTTTTGCTATCACCAGGGTTCGAATCTTCTTCTCTATGAGTACATGGAAAGGGGTAGTTTGGGTGAGTTACTTCATGGGACTACATGTAACTTGGAATGGCCTACTCGGTTTACAATCGCCATTGGAGCTGCAGAGGGACTTAATTATCTACACCATGGCTGCAAACCAAGGATCATACATCGTGATATCAAATCAAATAACATTCTCCTCGATTATAAATTCGAGGCTCATGTCGGTGATTTCGGCTTAGCGAAAGTAATGGACATGCCTCAGTCTAAATCAATGTCAGCAGTTGCTGGATCGTACGGATACATTGCACCTG AGTATGCATACACCATGAAGGTCACAGAAAAATGTGACACATACAGCTATGGTGTAGTTTTACTAGAACTGCTTACTGGAAAAACTCCAGTACAGCCAATCGACCAGGGAGGCGATCTTGTCACATGGGTCAAGAACTATATGCGAGACCATTCGATGTCGTCTGGAATGTTAGATCAGCGGCTCAATCTTCAAGATCAAGCCACGGTCAATCACATGCTTACAGTCCTTAAAATTGCTTTAATGTGCACAAGTCTGTCTCCTTTTCATCGACCATCGATGGGGGAAGTTGTATCTTTGCTTTTAGAATCTACCGAGCCTGACGAAGATCATATTCCAGCTTTAACTTATAATCTAGCTCCAAACGACGACGCAGCCTCGTGA